In one window of Kosmotoga pacifica DNA:
- the coaBC gene encoding bifunctional phosphopantothenoylcysteine decarboxylase/phosphopantothenate--cysteine ligase CoaBC: MKALLQEKKVLLGVSGGIAIYKAVDLLSKLRKTGAQLKVILTPEAEKMVSGSVFSAVGNCPVYSDLFDVKEGFIPHTDLSRWAELFIIAPATANTMAKLNVGIADNLLLATALAYTDKPKLLVPTMNTRMYENISTVENIKELKSKGWHVLEPEAGQLACGEVGKGRYPDNSLIMEEISYLIAEKSLQGIKALVTAGPTREKIDNVRFITNRSSGKMGYAIARALRYFGAEVTLITGPTTLLAPAGVEIVRVESAAEMANAVDEYLPGSKLVVMTAAVADYRPIDVFPNKLKKHPGEMTITLERTRDILMTMKKKPGQIVIGFCAEDRDIEARAREKLSRKSLDAIVCNDISRNDIAFESDENEVTVYFKDGSVEHLRKAAKDVLALELVTIIARQLLSNS; the protein is encoded by the coding sequence ATGAAGGCGTTGCTTCAGGAAAAGAAGGTACTACTTGGAGTTTCCGGTGGAATCGCCATTTACAAAGCTGTTGATCTATTGAGCAAACTGCGAAAAACTGGAGCACAACTGAAAGTAATCCTTACACCTGAAGCCGAGAAAATGGTTTCGGGTTCAGTTTTTTCGGCCGTTGGTAACTGTCCCGTCTATTCCGATCTTTTCGATGTCAAGGAAGGGTTCATCCCCCACACCGATCTATCCCGATGGGCAGAACTGTTCATAATAGCTCCTGCAACGGCGAACACAATGGCGAAACTCAATGTCGGCATAGCTGACAACTTACTCCTGGCGACAGCCCTTGCCTATACTGATAAACCAAAACTGCTTGTTCCAACAATGAATACAAGAATGTATGAAAATATTTCAACGGTGGAAAATATCAAGGAACTCAAATCAAAAGGTTGGCACGTCCTTGAGCCAGAAGCCGGACAACTGGCCTGTGGCGAAGTTGGAAAAGGGAGATATCCAGACAATTCACTCATAATGGAAGAAATATCTTACCTTATCGCCGAGAAATCGTTGCAGGGAATCAAAGCGCTGGTAACTGCCGGTCCTACGAGGGAGAAGATTGATAATGTACGATTCATAACCAACCGCTCTTCCGGGAAAATGGGGTACGCCATCGCAAGAGCACTGAGATACTTTGGAGCGGAGGTCACTCTTATTACGGGGCCAACCACGCTTTTAGCTCCTGCAGGCGTTGAAATTGTCCGGGTGGAATCCGCTGCGGAAATGGCGAATGCTGTAGATGAATATCTGCCCGGTTCAAAACTCGTCGTTATGACCGCAGCCGTTGCAGACTACAGACCTATTGATGTGTTTCCAAACAAGTTAAAAAAGCATCCCGGTGAGATGACAATAACTCTTGAGAGAACAAGAGATATACTGATGACAATGAAGAAGAAGCCGGGACAGATTGTGATAGGTTTCTGTGCTGAAGACAGAGATATAGAAGCGCGGGCCCGGGAAAAGCTTTCAAGGAAGTCCCTCGACGCCATCGTATGTAATGACATATCCCGCAACGACATAGCCTTTGAATCCGATGAGAACGAGGTGACTGTATATTTCAAAGATGGTAGTGTAGAACATCTTAGGAAAGCCGCGAAAGATGTACTGGCACTGGAGTTGGTTACCATAATAGCCCGGCAGTTGCTTTCAAACAGTTGA
- the rpmG gene encoding 50S ribosomal protein L33 yields the protein MARKTKGNKILVTLKCSECGTRNYYRFKNRQKKYKLDTNKYCPKCRKHTLHKESK from the coding sequence ATGGCTAGGAAAACAAAAGGTAACAAGATACTCGTTACTCTCAAGTGTTCAGAGTGTGGTACGAGGAATTACTACCGCTTTAAGAACAGACAGAAGAAATACAAACTCGACACGAACAAATACTGTCCTAAGTGTAGGAAACATACGCTTCACAAGGAATCTAAGTAG
- the secE gene encoding preprotein translocase subunit SecE: protein MAQAKFWKFLSEVRYEVKKVTWPNKKQLVSTTGAVVFVLLVSGAFLGLLDILFTNVIRNALAALTGGM from the coding sequence ATGGCGCAGGCTAAATTCTGGAAGTTCCTCTCTGAAGTCCGCTATGAAGTTAAAAAGGTAACTTGGCCTAACAAGAAACAGCTCGTTTCCACGACGGGTGCGGTTGTTTTTGTTCTACTCGTCAGTGGTGCCTTCCTGGGATTGCTTGATATCCTGTTCACCAATGTGATACGCAATGCCCTTGCTGCCCTTACCGGTGGCATGTAA